One Massilia sp. 9096 genomic window carries:
- a CDS encoding DUF2004 domain-containing protein, whose translation MTDTTAEAARREAAARQAIKNGFDMEDEDSGVAMFVAFHLEELDADYWQQHVKTPRPHPGDVLDALVLREHWGGPDDLEHFDFTLPGEVTEYVVSVRFDAAGKVAEISMES comes from the coding sequence ATGACCGACACCACAGCAGAAGCCGCACGCCGCGAAGCCGCCGCGCGCCAGGCCATCAAGAACGGCTTCGACATGGAGGACGAGGACTCGGGCGTCGCCATGTTCGTCGCCTTCCACCTCGAAGAACTCGACGCCGACTACTGGCAGCAGCATGTGAAGACCCCGCGCCCCCATCCAGGCGATGTGCTCGATGCGCTGGTCCTGCGCGAGCACTGGGGCGGGCCCGACGACCTGGAACACTTCGACTTCACCCTGCCCGGCGAGGTCACCGAGTACGTCGTCAGCGTGCGCTTCGACGCGGCCGGCAAGGTCGCCGAGATCTCGATGGAAAGCTAA
- a CDS encoding putative signal transducing protein has translation MDKALSVQGWNGPDESPASQAAQGAPDDALLPGRDLFEVARYLAPIEARLAQGCLEASGIPAVLADDQLVQANMLWAPALGGVRVLVPQDFVQQAEAVLAALGRGEFELGDDADVGRPA, from the coding sequence ATGGACAAGGCACTCAGCGTACAAGGATGGAACGGGCCGGACGAATCGCCCGCGAGCCAGGCTGCGCAGGGCGCGCCGGACGACGCGCTGCTGCCGGGCCGCGACCTGTTCGAGGTCGCGCGCTACCTGGCGCCGATCGAAGCGCGCCTGGCCCAGGGCTGCCTGGAGGCGTCCGGCATCCCGGCCGTGCTGGCCGACGATCAGCTGGTGCAGGCCAACATGCTGTGGGCGCCGGCGCTGGGCGGGGTGCGCGTGCTGGTGCCGCAGGATTTCGTCCAGCAGGCCGAGGCGGTGCTGGCGGCGCTGGGGCGCGGCGAGTTCGAACTCGGCGACGACGCCGACGTGGGCAGACCCGCCTAG
- a CDS encoding DUF445 domain-containing protein: MQPTSNRQHSAKEAELRQSKRLALSFFLGAALLFVASLAWSAHDPANWWIGLLKAFAEAAMVGALADWFAVAALFRRIPIPFVSRHTEIIPANKARIADNLAAFVHEKFLDTESIIKLIQRHDPAQKVADWLVQPENAERLGSYLVRVGGWALDFIEDAAVQNFVRRAVHTMIQGVDLSKTVGTILEGVTRNGRHQQLLDEGIAQLAKLLANEETQAFIAQGIVDWLREEYAFMERMLPSEMIGRKGADITVKLASGILDRVSADPGHPLRQRFDAFTHEFIERLKVDPEFIGKGEDVKRYLIGDETLNGYLGSLWSDLKAWLKMDLEKDDSQLRTRLVASGAWIGRMLAEDPQLRASLNQNLELAARSAAPEFAGFLTGHIAETVKNWDSTEMSHQVELNIGKDLQYIRINGTVVGGLIGVVLYLLSSLPRLL; encoded by the coding sequence ATGCAGCCCACGTCCAACCGTCAACACAGCGCCAAGGAAGCCGAGCTGCGCCAGTCGAAACGGCTGGCGCTGTCGTTTTTCCTTGGCGCCGCGCTGTTGTTCGTCGCGTCGCTGGCCTGGTCGGCGCATGATCCGGCCAATTGGTGGATCGGCCTGCTCAAAGCCTTCGCCGAGGCGGCCATGGTCGGCGCGCTGGCCGACTGGTTCGCGGTCGCCGCGCTGTTCCGGCGCATCCCGATCCCGTTCGTCTCGCGCCACACCGAGATCATCCCGGCCAACAAGGCGCGCATCGCCGACAACCTGGCCGCCTTCGTGCACGAGAAATTCCTCGACACCGAATCGATCATCAAGCTGATCCAGCGCCACGACCCGGCGCAGAAGGTGGCCGACTGGCTGGTCCAGCCCGAGAATGCCGAGCGCCTGGGCAGCTACCTGGTGCGCGTCGGCGGCTGGGCGCTCGACTTCATCGAAGACGCCGCCGTGCAGAATTTCGTCCGCCGCGCCGTGCACACGATGATTCAAGGGGTCGACCTGTCCAAGACTGTCGGTACGATCCTGGAGGGCGTGACGCGCAACGGCCGCCACCAGCAGCTGCTCGACGAGGGCATCGCCCAACTGGCCAAGCTGCTCGCCAACGAGGAAACGCAAGCCTTCATCGCCCAGGGCATCGTCGACTGGCTGCGCGAGGAGTACGCGTTCATGGAGCGCATGCTGCCCTCCGAGATGATCGGCAGGAAGGGCGCGGACATCACGGTCAAGCTGGCCTCGGGCATCCTGGACCGCGTCAGCGCCGACCCCGGGCATCCGCTGCGCCAGCGCTTCGATGCCTTCACCCACGAATTCATCGAGCGCCTGAAGGTCGACCCCGAGTTCATCGGGAAGGGCGAGGACGTCAAGCGCTACCTGATCGGCGACGAGACGCTGAACGGCTACCTCGGCTCGCTGTGGAGCGACTTGAAGGCGTGGCTGAAGATGGACCTGGAAAAGGACGACTCGCAGCTGCGCACGCGCCTGGTCGCGAGCGGCGCCTGGATCGGGCGCATGCTGGCCGAGGATCCGCAACTGCGCGCCTCGCTCAACCAGAACCTGGAACTGGCGGCGCGCAGCGCGGCGCCCGAGTTCGCGGGCTTCCTGACCGGCCACATCGCCGAGACGGTCAAGAACTGGGACAGCACGGAGATGTCGCACCAGGTGGAACTCAACATCGGCAAGGACTTGCAGTACATTCGCATCAACGGCACCGTGGTCGGCGGGCTGATCGGGGTGGTGCTGTACCTGCTCTCCAGCTTGCCGCGGCTCTTATAA
- the ybaL gene encoding YbaL family putative K(+) efflux transporter — protein MHENISLITTIAAALGFGLLFGMLAVRIRLPALVGYLAAGVLIGPATPGFVADVALASQLAEIGVMLLMFGVGLHFSLDDLMEVKGIALPGAVLQIVVATLMGIALSHLWGWSLGAGLVFGLALSVASTVVLLRALEDRGQLDSFNGRIAVGWLVVEDLVTVLVLVLLPALAGPLGGHNGDDAHGGSLWLALGKTLLSVGAFVALMLLVGRKLFPWFLWRVAKTGSRELFTLAVVAAAVGIAYGSSHLFGVSFALGAFFAGMVLRESELSHRAAEETLPLRDAFSVLFFVSVGMLFDPRVLVDHPLEVLGVVAVILFGKSLAAFILVLVLRYPVGTALTVSASLAQIGEFSFILAALGMSLGLLPALGQNLILAGAIISIAVNPLMFKLVAPLEALLQARLAPPRGLTRAPDPLAELPTSVPHEQLSGQVVLVGFGRVGRYLAGELARQGVHVVVAEQNREIVEDLRRRGQPAVAGNAAEPAVLIQAHIARASMLVIATPDTFQVRAMVETARALNPGIRVVVRSHNQEEARLLREDTGGAVFVGEDELAHSMARHVLAGMTARAH, from the coding sequence ATGCATGAAAATATCAGCCTGATCACCACCATCGCCGCCGCCCTCGGCTTTGGCCTGCTGTTCGGCATGCTCGCCGTGCGGATTCGCCTGCCGGCGCTGGTCGGCTATCTCGCCGCCGGCGTGCTGATCGGCCCCGCCACGCCCGGCTTCGTGGCCGACGTCGCCCTCGCCTCGCAGCTGGCCGAGATCGGCGTGATGCTGCTGATGTTCGGCGTCGGCCTGCATTTTTCGCTCGACGACCTGATGGAGGTGAAAGGCATCGCCCTGCCCGGCGCCGTGCTGCAGATCGTGGTGGCGACGCTGATGGGCATCGCTTTGTCCCACCTGTGGGGGTGGAGCCTGGGCGCGGGATTGGTGTTCGGGCTGGCGCTGTCGGTGGCCAGCACCGTCGTGCTGCTGCGCGCGCTGGAAGACCGCGGCCAGCTCGACTCGTTCAACGGCCGCATCGCGGTGGGCTGGCTGGTGGTCGAGGACCTCGTCACCGTACTGGTGCTGGTGCTGCTGCCGGCGCTGGCGGGGCCGCTGGGCGGACACAACGGCGACGATGCGCACGGCGGCTCGCTCTGGCTGGCGCTGGGTAAAACGCTGCTGTCGGTCGGCGCCTTCGTCGCGCTGATGCTGCTGGTCGGGCGCAAGCTGTTCCCGTGGTTCCTGTGGCGCGTCGCGAAAACCGGATCGCGCGAGCTGTTCACGCTGGCCGTGGTCGCCGCCGCGGTCGGCATCGCCTACGGTTCCTCGCATCTGTTCGGCGTGTCGTTCGCACTGGGCGCCTTTTTTGCCGGCATGGTGCTGCGCGAATCGGAACTCAGCCACCGCGCCGCCGAAGAGACGCTGCCGCTGCGCGATGCATTCTCGGTGCTGTTCTTCGTCTCGGTCGGCATGCTGTTCGATCCGCGTGTGCTGGTCGACCATCCGCTCGAGGTGCTGGGCGTGGTCGCCGTCATCCTGTTCGGCAAATCGCTGGCGGCCTTCATCCTTGTGCTGGTACTGCGCTACCCGGTCGGCACGGCGCTCACGGTGTCGGCCAGCCTGGCGCAGATCGGCGAGTTCTCGTTCATCCTGGCGGCGCTGGGGATGTCGCTCGGGCTGCTGCCGGCGCTGGGCCAGAACCTGATCCTGGCCGGCGCCATCATCTCGATCGCCGTCAACCCGCTGATGTTCAAGCTGGTCGCGCCACTGGAGGCGCTGCTCCAGGCGCGCCTCGCGCCCCCGCGCGGGCTCACGCGCGCGCCCGACCCGCTGGCCGAACTCCCGACCAGCGTGCCGCACGAACAGCTGAGCGGCCAGGTGGTGCTGGTCGGCTTCGGCCGCGTCGGCCGATACCTGGCCGGCGAGCTGGCCCGGCAAGGCGTGCACGTGGTGGTGGCCGAACAGAACCGCGAGATCGTCGAGGACCTGCGCCGGCGCGGCCAGCCGGCGGTGGCCGGCAACGCGGCCGAGCCGGCGGTGCTGATCCAGGCCCACATCGCGCGCGCGTCGATGCTGGTGATCGCCACGCCCGACACCTTCCAGGTCCGTGCGATGGTCGAGACCGCGCGCGCGCTCAACCCCGGCATCCGCGTCGTGGTGCGCAGCCACAACCAGGAAGAAGCGCGCCTGCTGCGCGAGGACACCGGCGGCGCCGTGTTCGTCGGCGAGGACGAGCTGGCGCACAGCATGGCGCGCCACGTGCTGGCCGGGATGACGGCGCGCGCGCACTGA
- a CDS encoding FUSC family protein, which yields MSDRNPDLIRYLLDRLIASDPARDRFRSALRALLTALVSAGVFLLITRQFDLEYKLSLCGIVVPMIAVVAMQDPGRSQQKETMAWVPVLASAALIVGTLVAENPWLSGALFLLTIFGAFQMRRFGPRGGGLGVIAYQSFFFALLFKTPPDKMLWDPVFVFIGCAIGYAVHFWLVPERPGRVLHGEVHAYRARIAALLHDLARWLDAGAKSSRADKASQKRIDAHLAALNAQSLALDTRLAGFTQGREDGDGKRLREQVLRCELAAETIADVARSLHDDPAARRALAAALRALEAASARQAQPLDARAWEAALPPTLPDDARWRLGQAARVLTSSPPWRAPLPAMGDEHKPQQAQQSAPTTAKMEGGKGSSMFDDTTRRALQAAAAALAALLIGHLTAPQHWYWAVFSAFIVFTRAATVGQTFSSAWRQVLASLAGLCIGVVCVQVVQGSQAGELALLFLFVAIGFYAFKGVQNLYTMMLTAMLAMLWELMGMDSASLLLLRLGETTAGGVSAVLAAHLVLPVHTQDESDSKGADLLHAAGHLLAAALEDGEPKPLYLPVRDLDRKLQALRQTLGPVTHPAYPGASDGHRQQLRQLARIAFCVRHFYNLVVSHGSTGHAALAHAHAVQARARALAPELDAVAARLEAPGALGAQPVQPGPSVAVFPPLDQAAADGFEGGNEGGADERLLRIATRWLQEADGLLRPMLSPQH from the coding sequence ATGAGCGACCGAAACCCTGACTTGATCCGTTACCTGCTGGACCGCCTGATCGCCTCCGATCCCGCGCGCGACCGCTTCAGGAGCGCCCTGCGCGCGTTGCTCACGGCGCTGGTCAGCGCAGGCGTGTTCCTGCTCATTACCCGTCAGTTCGACCTGGAATACAAGCTGTCGCTGTGCGGCATCGTGGTGCCGATGATCGCCGTGGTGGCCATGCAGGACCCCGGCCGCAGCCAGCAAAAGGAGACCATGGCCTGGGTGCCGGTGCTGGCCAGCGCCGCGCTGATCGTCGGCACGCTGGTCGCCGAGAACCCCTGGCTGAGCGGCGCGCTGTTCCTGCTGACCATCTTCGGCGCCTTCCAGATGCGCCGCTTCGGTCCGCGCGGCGGCGGCCTGGGCGTCATCGCCTACCAGTCCTTTTTCTTTGCGCTGCTGTTCAAGACGCCGCCCGACAAGATGCTGTGGGATCCGGTGTTCGTGTTCATCGGCTGCGCAATCGGCTACGCGGTGCATTTCTGGCTGGTGCCCGAGCGCCCGGGCCGCGTGCTGCACGGCGAAGTCCACGCCTACCGCGCCCGCATCGCCGCGCTGCTGCATGATCTGGCGCGCTGGCTCGACGCCGGCGCCAAAAGCAGCCGGGCCGACAAGGCCAGCCAAAAGCGCATCGACGCCCACCTGGCTGCGCTGAACGCCCAGTCTCTCGCGCTTGACACGCGCCTGGCCGGCTTCACCCAGGGCCGCGAGGATGGCGACGGCAAGCGCTTGCGCGAACAGGTGCTGCGCTGCGAGCTGGCCGCGGAAACCATCGCCGACGTCGCGCGCAGCCTGCACGACGACCCGGCCGCGCGCCGGGCGCTGGCGGCCGCGCTGCGCGCGCTCGAAGCGGCCAGCGCCAGGCAAGCGCAGCCGCTCGACGCGCGCGCCTGGGAAGCGGCTCTCCCCCCGACCCTGCCCGACGATGCGCGCTGGCGCCTCGGCCAGGCGGCGCGCGTGCTGACATCGTCGCCGCCATGGCGCGCGCCGCTGCCGGCGATGGGCGACGAGCACAAGCCGCAGCAAGCGCAGCAGTCGGCCCCGACGACGGCCAAGATGGAGGGCGGCAAGGGCAGCAGCATGTTCGACGACACCACCCGGCGCGCGCTGCAGGCCGCCGCCGCCGCCCTGGCCGCGCTGCTGATCGGCCACCTGACTGCGCCCCAGCACTGGTACTGGGCGGTGTTTTCCGCCTTTATCGTGTTCACGCGCGCGGCCACGGTCGGGCAGACCTTCTCCAGTGCCTGGCGCCAGGTGCTGGCCTCGCTGGCCGGCTTGTGCATCGGCGTGGTGTGCGTACAGGTCGTCCAGGGCAGCCAGGCCGGCGAACTGGCGCTGCTGTTCCTGTTCGTCGCGATCGGCTTCTATGCCTTCAAGGGCGTGCAGAACCTGTATACGATGATGCTGACCGCGATGCTGGCCATGCTGTGGGAATTGATGGGCATGGACAGCGCCAGCCTGCTGCTGCTGCGCCTGGGCGAGACGACCGCCGGCGGCGTCAGCGCGGTGCTGGCGGCGCACCTGGTGCTGCCGGTGCACACCCAGGACGAATCGGACAGCAAGGGCGCCGACCTGCTGCACGCGGCCGGCCACCTGCTTGCCGCAGCGCTCGAGGATGGCGAGCCCAAGCCGCTGTACCTGCCGGTGCGCGACCTCGACCGCAAGCTGCAGGCGTTGCGCCAGACGCTCGGCCCGGTCACCCATCCGGCCTACCCCGGGGCCAGCGACGGCCACCGCCAGCAGTTGCGCCAGCTCGCGCGCATCGCCTTTTGCGTGCGCCATTTTTACAACCTGGTGGTCAGCCATGGCTCGACAGGCCATGCCGCCCTCGCGCACGCGCACGCGGTGCAGGCGCGCGCGCGTGCGCTGGCGCCCGAGCTGGACGCGGTGGCGGCCAGGCTCGAGGCGCCCGGCGCGCTGGGCGCGCAGCCGGTGCAGCCGGGACCGAGCGTTGCGGTCTTCCCACCGCTCGACCAGGCTGCGGCCGATGGCTTCGAGGGCGGCAACGAAGGCGGCGCCGATGAGCGCCTGCTGCGCATCGCCACCCGCTGGCTGCAGGAGGCGGACGGCTTGCTGCGGCCGATGCTGTCGCCCCAGCACTGA
- a CDS encoding AAA family ATPase: protein MPNFARLQIAFKNVYVRILTAVVLGMLTGWAIYKADIPQDPAPVVHSQNIAEITQLAAQKDRLDYLLVAKPLSDAPRYIFKFKGAPQLHVVKVPSTSHLSLEREVLLKNAIPYSIAKDDYLASHKAVMEEENEGFGADTLEFLKRHGLELLIGGLILYSMKFGIPGMGMSAQMISPDKLKGSMDDLIGMEDIKQEVLHLEDMIRNRELYKEHNIDKPFNVMLTGPAGTGKTKLVGYLAKRLDIPLIQASGSALESGYVGGGSKALNALYRKASSKGRCIIFLDEAQSLFMPRGRSEKKWEDDTANTLLGLLDGVKSDKGQGVIWVVASNFDDASTEMDEAMLRRFSVKINFRLPNKAERRELLRSFLSRKKEGLVDYDDLDLDQVAEITQNLSPALLESVVERASMLSIQEKVIINTDLLFRAYERATIGLTDRATTAEKHKQRERIAVHELGHFFMQIDPFLRAGMSLAEVKEKSHLLKISTEAVSKIGALGYVLQSGDDMSLRTLEELERDVIGLYGGVAAEELFYGARGISVGSQNDIEKITKMLNLMVGRLSMYSRAKIDYSQLANDASGEHTLRQVEEKSDELYSYTLDAIRDYKDVIVALKDTLLDQYVLSKDAVFELLEAHKDIFMDGLQAPRHVSLTLCTEAEEAAA, encoded by the coding sequence ATGCCGAACTTTGCCCGACTTCAAATTGCCTTCAAGAATGTTTACGTTCGAATCTTGACCGCCGTGGTGTTAGGCATGCTGACCGGTTGGGCCATTTATAAAGCCGACATCCCGCAGGACCCGGCTCCGGTCGTGCATTCGCAAAACATCGCCGAGATCACCCAGCTGGCCGCGCAAAAGGATCGCCTGGATTATCTGCTGGTGGCCAAGCCCCTGTCCGACGCGCCGCGCTACATCTTCAAGTTCAAGGGTGCGCCGCAGCTGCACGTGGTGAAAGTGCCGAGCACCTCGCACCTGTCGCTCGAGCGCGAAGTCCTGCTGAAGAACGCGATCCCGTATTCGATCGCCAAGGACGACTACCTGGCGTCCCACAAGGCCGTGATGGAAGAAGAAAACGAAGGCTTCGGCGCCGATACGCTCGAATTCCTGAAGCGCCACGGCCTGGAACTGCTGATCGGCGGCCTGATCCTGTATTCGATGAAATTCGGTATCCCGGGCATGGGCATGAGCGCCCAGATGATCTCGCCGGACAAGCTGAAGGGTTCGATGGACGACCTGATCGGCATGGAAGACATCAAGCAGGAAGTGCTGCACCTGGAAGACATGATCCGCAACCGCGAGCTCTATAAAGAGCACAACATCGACAAGCCGTTCAACGTCATGCTGACCGGTCCGGCCGGTACCGGTAAAACCAAGCTGGTCGGCTACCTGGCCAAGCGCCTCGACATCCCGCTGATCCAGGCGTCCGGTTCGGCGCTGGAATCGGGCTACGTCGGCGGCGGTTCGAAAGCCCTGAACGCGCTGTATCGCAAGGCTTCCAGCAAGGGCCGCTGCATCATCTTCCTGGACGAAGCGCAAAGCCTGTTCATGCCGCGCGGCCGCAGCGAAAAGAAATGGGAAGACGATACCGCCAACACCCTGCTGGGCCTGCTGGACGGCGTCAAGAGCGACAAGGGCCAGGGCGTGATCTGGGTGGTGGCTTCGAACTTCGACGATGCCTCGACCGAAATGGACGAAGCGATGCTGCGCCGCTTCTCGGTCAAGATCAACTTCCGCCTGCCGAATAAAGCCGAGCGCCGCGAACTGCTGCGCAGCTTCTTGTCCCGCAAGAAGGAAGGCCTGGTCGACTACGACGACCTCGACCTCGACCAGGTGGCCGAGATCACCCAGAACCTCAGCCCGGCGCTGCTGGAATCGGTGGTCGAGCGCGCATCGATGCTGTCGATCCAGGAAAAGGTCATCATCAATACCGACCTGCTGTTCCGCGCCTACGAGCGCGCCACGATCGGCCTGACCGACCGCGCCACTACTGCCGAGAAGCACAAGCAGCGCGAGCGCATCGCGGTGCATGAGCTGGGTCACTTCTTCATGCAGATCGACCCGTTCCTGCGCGCCGGCATGAGCCTGGCCGAGGTGAAGGAAAAATCGCACCTGCTCAAGATCAGCACCGAAGCCGTGTCGAAGATCGGCGCGCTGGGCTACGTGCTGCAGTCGGGTGACGACATGTCGCTGCGTACGCTGGAAGAGCTGGAGCGCGACGTGATCGGCCTGTACGGCGGCGTCGCGGCGGAAGAGCTGTTCTACGGCGCCCGCGGCATCTCGGTCGGCAGCCAGAACGACATCGAGAAGATCACCAAGATGCTGAACCTGATGGTCGGCCGCCTGTCGATGTACTCGCGCGCCAAGATCGACTACAGCCAGCTGGCCAACGATGCCTCCGGCGAGCACACGCTGCGCCAGGTGGAAGAGAAGTCGGATGAGCTCTACAGCTACACGCTGGACGCGATCCGCGACTACAAGGACGTGATCGTCGCGCTGAAGGACACGCTGCTCGACCAGTACGTGCTGTCCAAGGACGCCGTGTTCGAACTGCTGGAAGCGCACAAGGACATCTTCATGGACGGCCTGCAGGCGCCGCGCCACGTCAGCCTGACGCTGTGCACCGAAGCCGAAGAGGCGGCGGCATAA
- a CDS encoding DUF1697 domain-containing protein: MTSKRYIALLRGVNVGRAKRIAMADLRKLVADLGYGDVRSVLNSGNLVFSGPARPYDTVGTEIEDTLVLKLGVAARVLVLDAGELDGIIGGNPLLEQAHDHARLLTFIVSRPEHRQSIAALCALDWGPGAVALGERAAYVWCPDGILDSAAAAALGKQLGDATTSRNWSTLLKLQTLCAEGAG; the protein is encoded by the coding sequence CAAACGCTACATTGCTCTGCTGAGAGGCGTCAACGTTGGCCGCGCGAAACGCATCGCGATGGCCGACTTGCGCAAGCTCGTCGCCGACCTCGGGTACGGCGACGTGCGCAGCGTGCTGAACAGCGGCAACCTGGTGTTCAGCGGCCCGGCCCGGCCATACGACACGGTCGGAACCGAGATCGAAGACACCCTGGTGCTCAAGCTGGGCGTCGCGGCGCGCGTCCTGGTGCTCGACGCCGGCGAGCTGGACGGCATCATCGGCGGCAATCCCTTGCTCGAGCAGGCGCACGACCATGCGCGCCTCTTGACCTTCATCGTATCCAGGCCCGAGCACCGTCAATCGATCGCCGCCCTGTGCGCGCTGGACTGGGGTCCCGGGGCGGTGGCGCTGGGCGAACGCGCCGCCTACGTCTGGTGTCCGGACGGCATCCTCGACAGCGCCGCCGCCGCCGCCCTGGGCAAGCAGCTGGGCGACGCCACCACGTCGCGCAATTGGTCCACCTTGCTCAAGCTGCAAACCTTATGCGCGGAAGGTGCGGGCTGA